ACAGTCCATAATCTTACACAGTCATCGTTTAACCTccctttcactctgaggaagaGGCCCTTCATTACTAACAGAAGCAACaactctttgaactttgcccagcctattcttattctagtggctaTGCTTTCAGAACGACCTCCACCGCTATTAATTGGGTCCCTAAGTAACGAAACTGTCTAATACTTCTAATATGTATAAAACGGGTTTATGAGGTTTCTGTTtacaaaatttcactcacaaggtattggtcaattTGAGGCTGAAGAATATGATGAACACacttgcagtgggattgaacacagacCTATCTAGCAGATGTGTGCAAAGTTAACTTGTATAGCTAGGCATGTAACTAAAAATTCATCAAGTTTGtgaatttttaaagtttatgGTTGGATTAGTTCAAGTGTTAAGATGGTTTCTGCATTCAGAATGAGAAGGAGAATAATGTGAAAATGAACAGCTTTATTTGAATTTCATGTCATTAAAGATAATTATAAAAAGTAATAAGGTCAGAACTCTGGATTCAATAGCTGaggaaacaaaatattgaaaatatgggATGATATACTGCAGACGATAGACAGGCAATTCGTCAACAGATAACTTACAGTAAATATGTGATCATCCTTGCAATTGACCGATTGGACAATTTTCTGGTTCTATCAATGATATAGGCGTCCCCTTTGTATAGAAGCCTTCTGCCTCCTCATTCCATTTTGGTGAACTCTATGATCGATACTTCCACATGTTGACTTATTGTCCAATCAGTGAATTGTCAGCACACGACTTCCGACATGTCAAACACGCAATCTGCAAGCAACAGGTGGCCATTTCCAAACACAAGTGGAGCCCATAAGTGGCATAGCtgcatgtttaaccctttcgttaccaacccggctgaaaccggctctggctctttagtacaaatgtcttcctttcaaaagttctgaatgaaaatcttccaaaccttagtcacaatttatgttcctaacactagctgaatgtcaactaaattattttactaaattctttgttatatttaaagttaattgaaagaaacagagcatcttaaaatgaatacagtaacgaaagggttaaaaatcatTATCAGTGTCATGATCATTtatcatccgttttccatgctggaacgggttggatggtttgacaggagctggccaggttcCAGTTGCTTGTTCTGGCAGGAtctctatggatggatgcccttccaaacaccaaccactttacacagtgtacagggtgcttttacgcgacaccagcacaggtgttttttacatggcccTGGTACCCACAATCCCTCAAGATTAGGAATACTCAGCTGAAGAGAGATCCTGGGGACATGCTTGTATGCAAGGATGATCACGtatttaccgtattttaacatgtgtaagaacccttttttgtcaaaaattaggttaagaaAACATGAAAGTTTCTTacacatggatagtattataatcctttacaaaaccttttttccaaatttcaagCCCCCAAAAtaaggggttccttatacatgttaaaatacagtacttagcttgatgtgttttctcaagcacagcataccaCCAGAAGTCTCAGTCCCCTGATATCTCTCTTAGACATTTAAAAACGGGAAACCCGAAAAATTCTtgatagtaaaaataattaatacaatTTAATTGATAAAAATAGGATTAATGATGAGCAAATAAACGGTTTTAAAGGATTTTTACTTAACAATAAAGATTTTATATGACAGGAATCTTTGTTCTAAATGTGTGTTTTAGAGTATGCAGACCCTATGGCAACATGTATGTGAACAATGTGGCCCACAAGGACTGCAGTTTGACATGCCTGATACAAAGTATGGTAGGTATGTCCAACACATAACATCATACAGAATGGTTACAATGATTCACAACTTCTACCACATAAATTATCTCACCAATGTCCAGTTGTGActgtataaattataatattgGCAGATTGTTACCATacagttatattttcttttttgtttgtaaatatatttgtgcttAGGGTGTTAATGTTGATATAGTTAATTTCCTTTATGGaatccacacatgcatataaaagtgatttatttttaaagaatgatTTATCCTTGTTATCAGTCACATGGCTTtactcctgtatgaatatgcttgtgtcTAGATACACTACatctttgagaaaatgattttccacaaatatcacagtgatatggcttctctcccgtatgaatatatctatgagtAGTTAATTGATCgtttcgagaaaatgatttactacaaatatcgcaatgatatggtttctcgcccgtatgtctgtatttgtgagtagttaactCACCACTTTGACAGAACGaaataccacagatatcacactgatatggcttctctcccgtatgaacacgtttgtgagtagttaagttatGATTTCGAGAGAAtgttttatcacagatatcacactgatatggtttctctccagtatgaatgcgtcTGTGCTTAGTTAAGTGGCCAGTTTgtaaaaatgatttaccacagatatcacagtgatatggcttctcccctgtatggatacggttgtgagtagttaagtggtgatttcgagagaatgatcgaccacagatatcacactgatatggtttctctcctgtatgaacacgtttatgcTTAGTTAAGTGACCagcttgagagaatgatttatcacagatatcacattgatatggtttttctcccgtgtgaacatgcttgtgtttagttaaatgatCACTTTGAGAAAATgagttaccacagatatcacagtgatatggtttctctcctgtatgaatgcgtttgtgagaagttaaattACTACTtgaagagaatgattttccacaggtatcacaacgaaatggtttctcgcctgtatgaatacgtttgtgtttagttaagtcaccaccacttcgagagaatgatttaccacagatattacaaaaatagggtttttcacctgtatgaatacgcctgtGGGTTGTTAAGGTAtttctatgagagaatgattcgccacagatatcgcagtgaaaTGGTCTTTCTCCCGTATGTATACGGATATGAGTAGTTAAGATAtttttatgagagaatgatttaccacagatatcacagtgatatggtttttctcctgtatgaatacgtttgtgacctTTATGTGAGAAGGACTTTTTACAGATATTACAGTAGTGCaatgttttttgtttctctttcgttATATTATCCAGAAAACCAGTCCTTTTAATCTGCGTTTCACATTTAATTTTTTGCTCACAAAtttcattttccataattttccttCTATCATCACAACGAAAAGATGCTTTTCTTCCTTTAGTTGTTAAATGTAGTGAAGTAGAAAAATTTTGTTAATAACCTCAGAGGACATTTTCTGATGCAATTCTACTGGAGATTTATATAAACAGGTTCATATCTGTTCAGTGTATTCCATGTCTTTGTCTATGAATTATGATGAATAGTTATGGTGCTTCCAAAGTAGAAAATTCTTTAATACCAATATCAACTGAtactctgaaataataaagaaacaagataAGATTAAGTAtagactaataaaataaaaatttagtaaTGGAACTTTTACTACAAttctagtgaaggcgcatggctcagtggttagagcgtcaagcttacgactgtgaggttgtgagttcgaatcccgaaaCAGGctgcatattgtgttcttgagcaagacactttatttcatgttgctctagttcactcagctgtagaaatgagttgagacgtcacaggtgccaagctgtatcggcccctttgcctttcccttggataacactggtggcatggtgaggggaggccggtatgcatgggcgactgctggtcttccgtaaacaaccttgcctggacttgtgcctgggagggtaactttctaggtgcaatcccatggtcagtcatgaccgaagggggtctcaactaCAATTCTATGTTGATAGACTGTAAATATAGAAACTTTACCTGAACAATCAAACTTTCCTTTTTTAATTCGTTACTAAAATTACATCACATAACCTTGTAATGAAGTTTACATATTTGTAAACTACAGCTATACCTTCAAATTGTTTATCATAAGAAACAGGGTAGAATCAGAAAGGTCCAAGAATCTAGTAACCCAGTAAATAATGTACTTCGTTTACCGTTCCTCTTGAAACACTCCCTTTGAAAATATACACATTaatgagagttgctgaagcatggaacaaactgccagcatcagttgttagttgtcggagcactgcatccttcaaaacttccatgctttctgagattcgccaacactacacctgattttctcccctccatacacacacactgcatatactctatacgcactttctgagaagttgtggtgcacctgagcactgtatacaataatttcattattattatttaaatcttcCACACCTCAAAAGCACTCAGGAAAATCATTCATTACCAACTGTGATTCTTCATTTTAGAAGAGTTGGACGAttgtaaggcaaaaaaaaaagtgcatcAGTTTTCTCAGAGGATATATACGACATGTTTGATCGTAACAGAAAAGAGAGTGGAACCAGTATTTAGTTATATCCatccctttatgttctgaatccAAACGCCACCGTAAGTGGTCTTCCCCGGTCATAATTCTGGGATGATCAAATAAGGAGACATCCTTGTTTCTGACACAACAaaatggcgatctttcgtttgtagaTCGCAAAAGGAAAGGTTAAACAAATCAGTAATAATCGTCAATGAGATAAAAGTGCACGTATTGCCAGGCACCCTCATTAGCATTAATTGTAGGCATGCCATGGTGACCCATGCACGAACACGATGGAAGATACGTAgagcaaaattaaagaaaaaatgtcgCGCTATGCTTCGAAAGTGGCACACCCTGTTTCCACATTATTATCCTACAATTTAATATTttagtattcttttacttgtttcagtcaggctgcggccatgctggagcatcggcttgaagaattttagtcgcacgaatcaacccagtactttttttaaaaacctggtacttattctattggacactTTACCCAAAACCGTTTCGTTATGAAGAAGTAAATACATATTAGTAATAAATAATTCGgactttatatagagagatatgtagatatatatcattatcatttacattTCGTAATAAACCCGTTGaacatttcattatatatcaaTTAAAATTAACCATAAATCAGGTAACGTTcgcttatattgatttcaaatttttggcacaaagccggcCACTTCGGGGGAAAGAAACGAATCCATTATATTGActccggtgttcaactggtactccttttatcgacccccgaaaggataaaaggcaaaatcgacctcagcggaatttgaactcagatggacGTAGAGATGTACGAGATGCTACTAACGGTTCCGCCAGCTCGACACCTTCAAACATTCGCTTCTATTTGGCGATTATTAACAATTTCCGTTATTTTCATCCTGTGGTCTTCTTCAAGTAAAATCTCATTAACAAAAACTTCGAATTCATTTTATAAGGTATGGACGTTCAGTCCTGTGTCTTCAGAAATAAACAGATCCATGTCTTGCGAGAAGAAACGGTAAAATTACCGAAGACGAAGGAACGGCATCCTGTATGAGGAAATATTCCCCCCTGTTATGTGCTTTCACTTCTGTACGAATATTCTGCCCTCAAAAGGGGGCACACAGTTCTATTATTTACTcacataataacaattataaagcaAAACTTTGTCAACTTACGTGTCTCGATGCAAACAGCGATCGACCCAATtaaccaacaacaaaaacgaaacatCAATTAAAAGTTTCGAGTCATCAAAGTTATTTCCCTTTCCTAAGATGTATTTCGTGAATTGTCCGGTAGGAGAGGGAAGCTTCCTGGTGGGCAGGGACTTATGATAAGCATGTAGACGATGATTTTAAGCACTCACAAGGCGCCacatgctggcagaaacgttagcacgccgggcgaaatgcttagcagtatttcgtctgccgttacgttctgagttcaaattccgccgaggtcgactttgcctttcatccttttggggttgataaattaagtaccagttacgcactggggtcgatgtctgtcctctctgtgtttaaccccttgtgggtagtaaagaaataggcatttcgtccgctgctgcgttctgaattcaaattccgccgaggtcgactttgcctttcatccttttggggtcgataaattaaataccagttatgcactgggggcgatgtctgtcctctctgtgtttagccccttgtgggtagtaaagaaataggtatttcgtccgctgctgtgtttggagttcaaattctgctgaggtcaactttgcctttcatccttttggggtcgataaattaagtaccagttacgtacaggCTTCCTCCGTATACACAACACAAATTATTAATCAAATGAATGTGAACTTAAAATTTGTAATTTCTCATCCAGGGCCAGACTCAAGGTATCGAAAGTGACGATAAGATCAATTCAAACTGAGCTGTTATGGAGGTCCTATGTTAAAGATAAACACGGTTagacttgaaatatatatttatatggagcaCAAAATACAGGAggaaaaaatataaggaaaaacaaCCTGTGTCTATCTACTTAACTACACCccgtctctctctttatatatatataaaatcaaaataagcaacaagtatatccgaggtagagtagtacaattgtttcatgctacttcattttattcaacactgtaagtattacatcagttttaaaatgtcgagcaatcttcagccatttatagaattttccaatcacattcttatctctatttcatttgccggtaccatattcatctgaatctaaattttgctgaacctatatatatatatatatatatatgttcttttattctttgacttgtttcagtcatttgactgtggccatgctggaacaacgcctttagtcgaacaaaatcgaccctaagacttattctttgtaatcctagtacttattttatcagtcacttttgctgaactggtaaattatggggacgtaaacaccaacatcggttgtcaagcgatggtggggagacaaacagacacacacacacatatgatgggcttctttcagtttccacttaccaaatccactcacaaggctttagtcattctgaggttatagtggaagactcttgcccaaggtgccacgcagggggacttttatcttttacttgctaaactcattagactgcagccaccacattgaagaatttttagccaaatgaatcaacctcagaacttatatatttttaagcctgatacatattctatcagtctctttttgctgaactgctaagttatggggatg
The Octopus sinensis linkage group LG21, ASM634580v1, whole genome shotgun sequence DNA segment above includes these coding regions:
- the LOC115222749 gene encoding zinc finger protein 239-like, giving the protein MENEICEQKIKCETQIKRTGFLDNITKEKQKTLHYCNICKKSFSHKGHKRIHTGEKPYHCDICGKSFSHKNILTTHIRIHTGERPFHCDICGESFSHRNTLTTHRRIHTGEKPYFCNICGKSFSRSGGAGHLTKHKRVHTGEKPYQCDICGRSFSRNHHLTTHNRIHTGEKPYHCDICGKSFLQTGHLTKHRRIHTGEKPYQCDICDKTFSRNHNLTTHKRVHTGEKPYQCDICGISFCQSGELTTHKYRHTGEKPYHCDICSKSFSRNDQLTTHRYIHTGEKPYHCDICGKSFSQRCSVSRHKHIHTGVKPCD